Proteins encoded together in one Pseudomonas sp. ADAK13 window:
- the ung gene encoding uracil-DNA glycosylase: protein MTTDDRIKLEPSWKHALRDEFDQPYMAQLREFLRQEHAAGKEIYPPGPMIFNALNSTPLDKVKVVILGQDPYHGPGQAHGLCFSVQPGVPAPPSLVNIYKELKRDLNIDIPNHGYLQSWADQGVLMINTTMTVERANANAHAGKGWQFFTDRIIELVSEHQPHLVFLLWGAHAQGKQKLIDATKHLVLTSVHPSPLSAYRGFIGCGHFSRTNKFLEQNGETPIEWRLPPV, encoded by the coding sequence ATGACCACCGACGACCGTATCAAACTCGAACCCAGCTGGAAACACGCCCTGCGTGACGAGTTCGACCAGCCGTACATGGCCCAGTTGCGGGAATTCCTGCGCCAGGAGCACGCCGCCGGCAAAGAGATCTACCCGCCGGGGCCGATGATCTTCAACGCGCTCAACTCAACGCCTTTGGACAAGGTCAAGGTGGTGATCCTCGGCCAGGACCCCTACCACGGCCCTGGCCAGGCCCATGGCCTGTGCTTCTCGGTGCAGCCGGGCGTGCCGGCGCCGCCGTCGCTGGTCAATATCTATAAAGAGCTCAAGCGCGACCTGAACATCGACATCCCCAACCATGGCTACCTGCAAAGCTGGGCCGACCAGGGCGTGCTGATGATCAACACCACCATGACCGTGGAGCGCGCGAATGCCAACGCCCACGCGGGCAAGGGCTGGCAGTTTTTTACTGATCGGATTATCGAGCTGGTGAGCGAGCATCAGCCGCACCTGGTGTTCCTGCTGTGGGGCGCCCACGCACAGGGCAAGCAGAAGCTGATCGACGCCACCAAGCACCTGGTACTGACGTCGGTGCACCCGTCACCGTTGTCGGCGTATAGAGGGTTTATTGGCTGCGGGCACTTCAGCCGCACCAACAAGTTTCTTGAGCAGAACGGCGAGACGCCGATCGAGTGGCGATTGCCGCCGGTGTGA
- a CDS encoding ABC transporter permease, with protein sequence MRLINRHPERSSRLLLVLLPFALLLFAYYVGSAERLADNPNDKLLPSAAQMGDAVKRLAFSADSRTGEYVLWQDSASSLRRLAIGLGISALAGLCLGIAAGTLPLFGAPLSPLLTVLSMVPPLAILPILFIVFGLGELSKVMLIVIGITPALARDLEQRAREIPVELLVKAQTLGASTWTLMLRVVLPQLLPRLLISLRLMLGSAWLFLIAAEAIASTDGLGYRIFLVRRYLAMDVILPYVVWITLLAWLMDWGLKALTRRAFPWYEGARA encoded by the coding sequence ATGCGCCTGATCAACCGTCACCCGGAACGCTCCAGTCGCCTGCTGTTGGTGCTGCTGCCCTTCGCCCTGCTGCTGTTCGCCTACTACGTTGGCTCAGCCGAGCGCCTGGCAGACAACCCCAACGACAAGCTGCTGCCCAGCGCCGCACAAATGGGCGACGCGGTGAAACGCCTGGCCTTCAGCGCCGACAGCCGCACGGGTGAATACGTGCTGTGGCAAGACAGCGCCTCCAGCCTGCGCCGCCTGGCGATTGGCCTGGGCATCAGCGCCCTCGCCGGCCTGTGCCTGGGCATTGCCGCCGGCACCTTGCCGTTGTTCGGCGCACCGTTGTCGCCACTGCTCACGGTGCTGTCGATGGTGCCGCCGCTGGCGATCCTGCCGATCCTGTTCATCGTGTTCGGGCTGGGGGAATTGTCGAAAGTGATGTTGATCGTGATCGGCATCACCCCGGCCCTGGCGCGGGACCTGGAACAGCGCGCACGGGAAATTCCCGTCGAGTTACTGGTGAAAGCGCAGACCCTCGGCGCCTCCACCTGGACCCTGATGCTGCGGGTGGTGCTGCCGCAATTGCTGCCGCGCTTGCTGATCTCCCTGCGCTTGATGCTCGGTTCGGCATGGCTGTTCCTGATCGCAGCCGAAGCCATCGCCTCCACCGACGGTTTGGGCTACCGGATCTTCCTGGTGCGCCGCTACCTGGCGATGGACGTGATCCTGCCCTACGTGGTGTGGATCACCCTGCTGGCCTGGCTGATGGACTGGGGCCTCAAGGCCCTGACCCGGCGTGCGTTCCCCTGGTACGAAGGAGCGCGGGCATGA
- a CDS encoding putative urea ABC transporter substrate-binding protein translates to MPSIRLPALLAAAFAAVVSLSAQAAPKDHFSVCWTIYAGWMPWEYAGSQGILDKWAKKYGIKIDMVQLNDYVESINQYTAGQFDGCTMTNMDALTIPAAGGVDSTALVVSDFSNGNDGVVIKGIGKTVADLKGMNVNLVELSVSHYLLARALESADLTEKDLKVVNTSDADIAAAFNTDQVKAVTTWNPMLSEIKAKPGVTEVFDSSKVPGEIMDMMVVNTQTLKDNPKLGKALTGAWFEVVALMNAKNAASTDALEHMAKASGTDLKGFQSQLDTTKLFATPKEALAFATSAQLPATMRKVAEFSFQHGLLGEGAKDTSAVGMSFANGVTSGDTANLKLHFDPSYVQMAADGTL, encoded by the coding sequence ATGCCCTCGATACGTTTACCCGCCCTGCTCGCCGCCGCCTTCGCCGCCGTGGTGAGCCTTTCCGCCCAGGCCGCCCCCAAAGACCATTTCAGCGTGTGCTGGACGATTTATGCCGGCTGGATGCCCTGGGAGTACGCCGGCAGCCAAGGCATCCTCGACAAGTGGGCCAAGAAGTACGGCATCAAGATCGACATGGTGCAGCTCAATGACTACGTCGAATCCATCAACCAGTACACCGCCGGCCAGTTCGACGGCTGCACCATGACCAACATGGACGCCCTGACCATCCCCGCCGCCGGTGGTGTGGACAGCACCGCGCTGGTGGTCAGCGACTTCTCCAACGGCAACGATGGCGTGGTCATCAAGGGCATCGGTAAGACCGTCGCCGACCTCAAGGGCATGAACGTCAACCTGGTGGAACTCTCCGTATCCCACTACCTGCTGGCCCGCGCGCTGGAGTCGGCCGACCTCACTGAAAAAGACCTGAAAGTGGTCAACACCTCCGACGCTGATATCGCCGCTGCCTTCAACACCGACCAAGTCAAGGCCGTCACCACCTGGAACCCGATGCTCTCGGAGATAAAGGCCAAGCCCGGCGTCACCGAAGTGTTCGACTCCAGCAAAGTGCCCGGCGAAATCATGGACATGATGGTGGTCAACACCCAGACCCTCAAAGACAACCCCAAGCTGGGCAAGGCACTGACCGGCGCCTGGTTTGAAGTGGTCGCGCTGATGAACGCGAAAAACGCCGCCAGCACCGACGCCCTGGAACACATGGCCAAGGCCTCCGGCACCGACCTCAAGGGCTTCCAGTCCCAACTGGACACCACCAAGTTGTTCGCCACGCCCAAGGAAGCCCTGGCCTTCGCCACCAGCGCGCAGTTGCCCGCCACCATGCGCAAGGTCGCCGAGTTCTCCTTCCAGCATGGCCTGCTGGGTGAAGGCGCCAAAGACACCAGCGCCGTGGGCATGAGCTTCGCCAACGGCGTGACCAGCGGCGACACCGCCAACCTCAAGCTGCATTTCGACCCCAGCTACGTGCAGATGGCCGCCGACGGCACGCTGTAA
- a CDS encoding enoyl-CoA hydratase/isomerase family protein, whose translation MNLHFEELIGTGGARVGIASLDAEKSLNALSLPMIQTLGERLDTWAKDPHIVCVLLRGNGPKAFCAGGEVRSLAQACREHPGEVPALAAQFFAAEYRLDYRLHTYPKPLICWGHGYVLGGGMGLLQSAAVRIVTPSSRLAMPEISIGLYPDVGASWFLSRLPGKLGLFLGLTGAHMNGRDALDLGLADRFLLDEQQDELLEGLLQLNWQEQTDLQLNSLLKALAQEATGQMPEAQWLPRRAQIDEWLDVGDVRCAWRALSQLRDHADPLFNRAGKTLSEGCPLTAHLVWEQIQRARHLSLAQVFQMEYTLSLNCCRHPEFSEGVRARLIDKDQQPHWHWPDINLIPEAVVQAHFHKVWEGRHPLADLSDY comes from the coding sequence ATGAACCTGCACTTCGAAGAGCTGATTGGCACGGGCGGCGCCCGCGTCGGTATCGCCAGCCTGGACGCTGAAAAATCACTCAACGCCCTGTCCCTGCCGATGATTCAGACCCTGGGCGAACGCCTGGATACCTGGGCCAAAGACCCGCACATCGTCTGCGTGCTGCTGCGCGGCAATGGCCCCAAGGCCTTTTGCGCCGGCGGCGAGGTACGCAGCCTGGCCCAGGCCTGCCGTGAACATCCCGGCGAAGTGCCGGCGCTGGCCGCGCAGTTTTTCGCCGCGGAATACCGCCTCGACTACCGCCTGCACACCTACCCCAAACCGTTGATCTGCTGGGGCCACGGCTATGTGCTGGGCGGCGGCATGGGCTTGCTGCAAAGCGCGGCAGTGCGCATCGTCACGCCGAGCAGCCGCCTGGCCATGCCGGAAATCAGCATCGGCCTGTACCCGGATGTGGGCGCCAGCTGGTTCCTGTCCCGCCTGCCCGGCAAGTTAGGGTTGTTCCTCGGCCTGACCGGCGCCCACATGAATGGCCGCGACGCTTTGGACCTGGGCCTGGCCGACCGTTTCCTGCTGGATGAACAACAAGACGAACTGCTCGAAGGCCTGCTGCAATTGAACTGGCAGGAGCAGACCGACCTGCAACTCAACAGCCTGCTCAAGGCCCTGGCCCAGGAAGCCACCGGCCAGATGCCCGAAGCCCAGTGGCTGCCGCGCCGTGCGCAGATCGATGAATGGCTGGATGTAGGGGACGTACGCTGCGCGTGGCGCGCCTTGAGCCAACTGCGTGACCACGCCGACCCGCTCTTCAACCGCGCCGGCAAAACCCTGAGCGAAGGCTGCCCGCTGACCGCGCACCTGGTGTGGGAGCAGATCCAGCGGGCACGGCATTTGTCCCTGGCCCAGGTGTTCCAGATGGAATACACCTTGAGCCTGAACTGCTGCCGCCACCCGGAATTCAGCGAAGGGGTGCGGGCACGGTTGATCGACAAGGACCAACAGCCCCACTGGCATTGGCCGGATATCAACTTGATCCCCGAAGCGGTGGTTCAGGCGCACTTCCACAAGGTTTGGGAAGGGCGACATCCGCTGGCGGACTTGTCTGACTATTGA
- a CDS encoding ABC transporter ATP-binding protein — translation MSFISVNNVWQRYGDQVVLERLNLHVAEGEFCTLVGTSGCGKSTFLRLLLGQETASHGEILLDGKPLAAEPDASRGVVFQRYSVFPHLTVLNNVALGLELPRSPLLGRLFGSAKKQAREQAAALLHKVGLGHALDKYPAQLSGGMQQRLAIAQALIMKPRVLLLDEPFGALDPGIRKDMHLLLLELWRETRLTVFMVTHDLSEGFSLGTRLLVFDKVRLDPHAPGAYGARITYDIPLNSERRKAIAAELGATSK, via the coding sequence ATGAGTTTTATCAGCGTCAACAATGTGTGGCAGCGCTATGGCGACCAGGTGGTGTTGGAGCGCCTGAACCTGCACGTGGCCGAAGGTGAGTTCTGCACCCTGGTCGGCACTTCCGGTTGCGGCAAATCGACCTTCCTGCGCCTGCTGCTGGGCCAGGAAACCGCCAGCCATGGCGAGATCCTGCTGGACGGTAAACCCCTGGCCGCCGAACCCGATGCCAGCCGTGGCGTGGTGTTCCAGCGCTACTCGGTGTTCCCGCACCTGACGGTGCTGAACAACGTTGCGCTGGGCCTCGAACTGCCGCGCTCACCGCTGCTCGGCCGCCTGTTCGGCAGCGCGAAAAAACAGGCACGGGAACAGGCCGCGGCCCTGCTGCACAAAGTCGGTTTGGGCCACGCCCTGGACAAGTACCCGGCACAGCTTTCCGGCGGTATGCAACAGCGGCTGGCCATCGCCCAGGCGCTGATCATGAAGCCCCGCGTGTTGCTGCTGGACGAACCCTTCGGCGCCCTCGACCCGGGCATTCGCAAAGACATGCACCTGCTGTTGCTGGAGCTGTGGCGCGAAACCAGGCTGACGGTGTTCATGGTCACCCACGACCTGAGCGAAGGCTTCAGCCTCGGCACCCGCTTGCTGGTGTTCGACAAGGTGCGCCTCGACCCGCACGCCCCCGGCGCTTACGGCGCCCGCATTACCTACGACATCCCTTTGAACAGCGAGCGCCGCAAGGCGATCGCCGCCGAACTTGGAGCCACGTCCAAATGA
- a CDS encoding AbrB family transcriptional regulator, producing MSEATFRNWWATPLVGLLGGYLASQIGWPLPYMVGSLLAIILVRCLTPWQLAEIPGGRKCGQWVVGIGIGLHFTPVVMEQVMSHFGLIFFGALVTSLSSIVGVWLMRRSGEDRATAFFSSMPGGSGEMVNLGARNGAVLSRVAAGQSLRVLVVVLCVPAAFKYLLGEGAPQFHPATVDWTWLAVLFPVGALVAWGWQRLRQPNPWLFGPLLVSAAVSITWDLHIGLPDGGSQIGQWLIGSGLGCHFNRQFFRRAPLFMGRTLIGTALTMLIATLAAVGLSALTHLDLRSLTLGMMPGGIAEMSLTAETLQLSVPLVTAMQVMRLLFVLFLAEPLFRHWNRQPDKV from the coding sequence ATGTCTGAGGCCACGTTTAGAAACTGGTGGGCAACACCGCTGGTCGGTCTGCTGGGCGGGTACCTCGCCAGCCAGATCGGCTGGCCATTGCCGTACATGGTCGGCTCGTTGCTGGCGATCATCCTCGTGCGCTGCCTCACACCCTGGCAACTCGCAGAAATTCCCGGCGGCCGCAAATGCGGCCAATGGGTCGTGGGCATCGGTATCGGCCTGCACTTCACCCCGGTGGTGATGGAGCAGGTGATGAGCCACTTCGGCCTGATCTTCTTCGGCGCGCTGGTCACCAGCCTCTCCAGCATTGTGGGGGTGTGGTTGATGCGCCGCAGCGGTGAAGACCGCGCCACGGCGTTTTTCTCCAGCATGCCGGGCGGCTCGGGGGAGATGGTCAACCTCGGCGCACGCAATGGCGCGGTGCTCAGCCGTGTCGCGGCGGGCCAGAGTTTGCGGGTGTTGGTGGTGGTGCTGTGTGTGCCGGCGGCGTTCAAGTACTTGCTCGGCGAAGGCGCTCCGCAGTTTCATCCGGCGACGGTGGATTGGACCTGGCTGGCGGTGCTCTTCCCCGTCGGCGCGTTGGTGGCCTGGGGTTGGCAGCGTTTGCGCCAGCCCAACCCTTGGCTGTTCGGGCCGCTGTTGGTGAGTGCTGCCGTCAGTATCACCTGGGACTTGCACATCGGCCTGCCAGACGGTGGCAGCCAGATCGGCCAGTGGCTGATCGGCAGCGGCCTGGGTTGCCACTTCAACCGGCAGTTCTTCCGGCGTGCGCCGTTGTTCATGGGGCGTACGTTGATCGGTACGGCGTTGACCATGTTGATCGCGACGCTGGCCGCCGTGGGCTTGAGTGCCCTGACCCATCTGGATCTGCGTTCATTGACGCTGGGCATGATGCCCGGCGGGATTGCGGAAATGAGCCTGACGGCAGAAACCCTGCAACTGTCGGTGCCGCTGGTGACGGCGATGCAGGTGATGCGCCTGTTGTTTGTGCTGTTTCTGGCGGAGCCGTTGTTCAGGCACTGGAACCGCCAGCCAGACAAGGTTTAA
- a CDS encoding DUF3757 domain-containing protein: protein MRASTLYLLFFGFFGINTLAAAQACPYPSAIRYVDGHFQGTAKDSPWVSQPMGGQDFVETFVGAIFIPREPGERKNGYLEKCLYKTLRENTVALRYGPARSGGTMSLADTTHWQPGTDVFGQPIFQCDDRQPDNCAFNFEPSKR from the coding sequence ATGAGAGCCAGCACGCTCTATTTGTTATTTTTTGGTTTTTTCGGCATTAACACGTTAGCCGCGGCGCAAGCCTGCCCTTATCCGAGTGCCATCCGGTACGTTGATGGGCACTTTCAGGGAACTGCCAAAGACTCCCCATGGGTAAGCCAGCCAATGGGCGGCCAGGACTTCGTGGAAACCTTCGTGGGGGCGATTTTTATTCCAAGGGAGCCGGGTGAGCGCAAGAATGGCTATCTGGAAAAGTGCCTTTATAAAACGCTAAGGGAGAATACGGTCGCCTTGAGATACGGCCCGGCCCGAAGCGGCGGCACGATGTCGCTGGCAGATACCACCCACTGGCAACCGGGCACTGATGTTTTCGGGCAGCCGATATTTCAGTGTGACGACCGGCAACCCGATAATTGCGCCTTCAATTTCGAGCCCTCAAAACGCTGA
- a CDS encoding urea amidolyase associated protein UAAP1, with protein MTDSTQLFPPFAEEMLPGGGHRSFVLKRGQLLRLTDLRGGANVSLTLLNANEKTERLNLPDSLKCQHTAKLTTGHCLYSDMGRVLAAITADTCGWSDSIGGVLCAAEVAEKYGNGRYQELRNGFYRNGTDNLLVELGKWGLGLSDLLMTLNLFSKVTVDDAGGLHFVAGHSKAGDYIELYAPMDTLVVLTALQHPMDPNPEYAPQPLKLSWMNADKSVAEHCRTSRPENERGFINTDRLFA; from the coding sequence ATGACCGACTCAACTCAATTGTTCCCACCCTTCGCCGAGGAAATGCTCCCCGGCGGCGGCCACCGTTCCTTCGTGCTCAAGCGCGGCCAACTGCTGCGCCTCACCGACCTTCGCGGCGGCGCCAACGTCAGCCTGACCCTGCTCAACGCCAACGAAAAAACCGAGCGCCTGAACCTGCCCGACAGCCTCAAATGCCAACACACCGCCAAGCTCACCACCGGCCATTGCCTGTACTCGGACATGGGCCGCGTGCTGGCCGCCATCACCGCCGACACCTGCGGCTGGAGCGACAGCATCGGCGGCGTGCTATGCGCCGCCGAGGTCGCGGAAAAATACGGCAACGGCCGCTATCAAGAGCTGCGCAACGGCTTCTACCGCAACGGCACCGACAACCTGCTGGTGGAACTGGGCAAGTGGGGCCTGGGGCTTTCCGACCTGTTGATGACCCTCAACCTGTTCAGCAAAGTCACGGTGGATGACGCCGGCGGCCTGCATTTTGTGGCCGGCCATTCCAAGGCCGGCGACTACATCGAACTCTACGCACCGATGGACACGCTGGTGGTGCTCACCGCCCTGCAGCATCCCATGGACCCGAACCCCGAATACGCGCCGCAGCCGCTGAAACTCAGCTGGATGAACGCCGACAAAAGCGTCGCCGAACACTGCCGCACCTCGCGCCCGGAAAACGAGCGCGGCTTTATCAACACCGACCGTCTGTTCGCCTGA